The Chryseobacterium geocarposphaerae genome has a window encoding:
- the asnB gene encoding asparagine synthase (glutamine-hydrolyzing): protein MCGIAGIVTQNAKNYSEAIQKMTDAIAHRGPDSAHHEYFENIALGHRRLSIIDLSENGKQPMFSNSKNECIVLNGEIYGYQSIKKQYGEYPYQGGSDTEVILAMYQRKKEHLIHDLPGMFAFSIWDDERQQLFCARDRFGEKPFYYAHGRNGEFIFASEIKAILASGLVEPKLNQEALSHYLQYGYVSTYQSIYSNIFSLPPAHQLIWKEGEINVSRYYSLPKKDRVLSLSEAKEEFTYLLKSAIEKQLIADVEVGSFLSGGLDSSSVVAMVNEFLPHQTTISFGYDHEDSELKYAKEIAEKYNTQHIEVHEKKEDLVSGILKIAPFLDEPFADRSCVPHFEICKSARKNLKVVLSGDVGDELFGGYSFYRVEYEMKKHFSYQNLLAQFGLKLYQNIRQISYISQKNIQYDSILDFHQNEVRNFFDSNERASLGITQNYQQPYSFDADKNSLNDIMRTDLGKFVPGNMLVKSDRMAMANSLEVRTPFLDIDFAEFCIQLPDQLKINSENDKIILRESMESYWTETIRNRNKQGFGLGIGNWFKEESLLKFSDELLRDKNQKIFDYIDFKAAQKFLDKGQKHWNLLQLALWANHHSKFL from the coding sequence ATGTGTGGAATAGCTGGAATCGTTACCCAAAATGCAAAAAATTACTCTGAAGCCATTCAGAAAATGACGGATGCTATTGCGCATCGCGGTCCGGATTCTGCCCACCATGAATATTTTGAAAATATTGCTTTAGGTCATCGAAGATTATCCATCATCGACCTTTCAGAAAATGGTAAACAGCCAATGTTTTCCAATTCAAAAAATGAATGTATTGTTTTAAATGGTGAAATTTACGGCTATCAGTCCATCAAAAAACAATATGGTGAATATCCTTACCAAGGGGGCTCCGATACGGAAGTGATTCTCGCCATGTATCAAAGAAAAAAGGAGCATCTGATTCATGACCTTCCCGGAATGTTTGCTTTTTCTATTTGGGACGATGAAAGGCAACAACTTTTCTGTGCTCGAGACCGATTTGGCGAAAAACCATTTTATTATGCTCATGGTAGAAATGGAGAATTTATTTTTGCCTCCGAAATCAAAGCCATTCTTGCAAGTGGGCTTGTAGAGCCTAAACTCAATCAGGAAGCACTCTCCCACTATCTTCAATATGGTTATGTAAGTACGTATCAAAGTATTTACAGCAATATATTTTCACTTCCTCCTGCTCATCAGTTAATTTGGAAAGAAGGAGAAATCAACGTTTCAAGATACTATAGCCTTCCGAAAAAAGACCGTGTTTTAAGTCTTTCAGAAGCTAAAGAAGAATTTACTTACCTATTGAAATCCGCTATTGAAAAACAGCTTATTGCTGATGTTGAAGTCGGAAGCTTTCTGAGCGGAGGTCTTGATTCTTCTTCTGTTGTAGCCATGGTAAATGAGTTTTTACCTCATCAAACAACCATCAGCTTCGGATATGATCATGAAGACAGTGAACTTAAATACGCAAAAGAAATTGCAGAAAAATATAATACCCAGCATATTGAAGTTCACGAGAAGAAAGAAGATCTGGTTTCAGGAATTCTGAAAATAGCTCCTTTTCTGGATGAACCTTTCGCCGACCGTTCCTGTGTTCCGCATTTTGAGATCTGTAAAAGTGCAAGAAAAAACCTGAAAGTGGTTCTTTCCGGAGATGTAGGTGACGAATTGTTTGGTGGCTATAGTTTTTATAGGGTGGAATATGAAATGAAAAAACATTTCAGCTATCAGAATCTTTTGGCTCAGTTTGGTTTAAAATTGTATCAGAACATCCGGCAAATCTCTTACATTTCACAAAAAAATATTCAATACGATTCTATTTTGGATTTTCATCAGAATGAAGTCAGGAATTTCTTTGATAGCAACGAAAGAGCTTCTTTAGGAATTACTCAAAATTATCAGCAGCCTTACAGTTTTGATGCGGATAAAAATTCCCTGAATGATATTATGCGTACCGATTTAGGAAAGTTTGTCCCGGGAAATATGCTGGTAAAATCGGACCGTATGGCAATGGCCAATTCTTTGGAAGTCAGAACTCCGTTTTTAGACATTGACTTTGCAGAATTCTGTATTCAACTTCCGGATCAGCTTAAAATAAATTCTGAGAACGATAAAATCATTTTAAGAGAATCGATGGAATCTTACTGGACGGAAACCATCAGAAACAGAAACAAACAAGGTTTTGGACTTGGGATAGGAAACTGGTTTAAAGAAGAAAGCTTACTCAAATTCTCTGATGAATTATTAAGAGACAAAAATCAAAAGATTTTTGATTATATCGATTTTAAGGCGGCACAAAAGTTTCTGGACAAAGGCCAAAAACACTGGAATCTACTGCAATTGGCTTTATGGGCAAATCATCATTCTAAATTCTTATAA
- a CDS encoding glycosyltransferase family 2 protein: MALNVSVIIPVYNAAQFLEKSVQSALQFEEVREILLIEDASTDQSLSICKKLITEDSRIKLYQHPDKGNHGAGATRNLGLQKAQSDFISFLDADDYYLPNRFDAEKILFNDSNIEGVFGAIGVEYLSEKGREEFQDKFKNTTLTTVNYHAEGEKVFKGLLGLTAKPFGTFFHLNTLTIIKSALQKHDLRFNEKLRVHQDSDFIIKLAYLCHLKSGIIDKAIAIRGVHDDNRITKIKPYSKKFYQNNLLLQQSLYEWSTIVKLKPEYSKRIHLNYLSFTIANKKRFNKYFSYFINCMKYPELLKTRYRFHALMTPKI; the protein is encoded by the coding sequence ATGGCGCTTAACGTATCAGTCATTATTCCTGTTTACAATGCAGCACAGTTTTTAGAAAAATCTGTACAATCTGCCCTACAGTTCGAGGAAGTAAGAGAAATCCTGTTAATAGAAGATGCATCTACAGATCAGTCTCTTTCGATCTGCAAAAAACTTATCACCGAAGATTCCCGTATAAAACTGTATCAACATCCTGACAAAGGAAACCATGGAGCCGGTGCCACCAGAAATCTGGGCCTTCAAAAAGCCCAAAGTGACTTCATTTCCTTTTTGGATGCTGATGATTACTATCTTCCCAATAGATTTGATGCTGAGAAAATCCTATTTAATGATTCCAATATTGAGGGAGTTTTCGGCGCAATTGGTGTAGAATATTTAAGTGAAAAAGGAAGGGAAGAATTTCAGGATAAATTTAAAAATACAACGCTTACTACCGTTAATTATCATGCTGAAGGAGAAAAAGTTTTTAAAGGGCTTTTAGGTTTAACAGCTAAACCTTTCGGAACATTTTTCCATTTGAACACATTAACCATAATAAAATCAGCTCTTCAAAAACATGATTTGAGGTTCAACGAAAAACTTCGTGTACATCAGGATTCGGATTTTATTATAAAGCTGGCTTACTTATGTCATTTAAAATCTGGAATTATTGATAAAGCCATAGCAATACGGGGAGTGCATGACGACAACAGGATTACCAAAATAAAACCTTATTCGAAAAAGTTTTATCAAAACAATCTCCTTCTCCAACAGTCATTGTATGAATGGAGTACTATTGTAAAGCTTAAGCCTGAATATTCGAAAAGAATACATTTAAATTACCTCAGCTTCACAATTGCCAATAAAAAACGTTTTAATAAATACTTTTCCTATTTTATCAATTGTATGAAGTATCCTGAATTATTAAAAACAAGATACCGTTTTCATGCCTTAATGACCCCCAAAATATAA
- a CDS encoding glycosyltransferase family 2 protein produces MKISVIIPVYNAENYVTQAVESALQFDEVFEVILVEDKSPDNALEVCRNLENKYERVKLFQHPDKENHGAGASRNLGIEKATGDFIAFLDADDYYLPNRFDAEKKLFENQEVDAVYGALGVHYYSEKAKEQYEPLFGDRLTTVYKKHDPEDVFPGLLNMKGSFGLFSIDGLTIRRKPLLEKIQPVFKTHLRLHQDTEFLLRSSYYLRFHPGILDKAIAMRGVHESNRITQVDSNKKKPSITRVMLWKEVNKWAESEPAIPKDIKIHIKRTHRSWEIANSSVGKKWGMILKYLITDYKSIRSGLYNINFRNNLF; encoded by the coding sequence ATGAAAATCTCCGTAATCATACCTGTTTATAATGCCGAAAACTATGTTACACAAGCTGTAGAGTCCGCTTTGCAGTTTGATGAGGTTTTTGAAGTGATTCTTGTTGAGGATAAATCTCCGGATAACGCTCTTGAAGTTTGCCGAAATCTGGAAAACAAATATGAAAGAGTAAAGCTCTTCCAGCATCCTGACAAAGAAAACCACGGAGCGGGAGCAAGCAGAAACCTGGGTATTGAAAAAGCAACAGGAGATTTTATTGCTTTTCTTGATGCAGATGATTATTATCTTCCCAATAGATTCGATGCTGAAAAAAAGCTGTTTGAGAATCAGGAAGTCGATGCGGTTTACGGTGCTTTGGGAGTACATTATTATTCCGAAAAAGCAAAAGAGCAGTATGAACCGCTTTTTGGCGATCGTTTAACGACGGTTTATAAAAAACATGATCCTGAAGATGTATTTCCGGGACTGCTTAATATGAAGGGAAGCTTTGGGCTTTTCAGTATTGACGGTCTTACCATTAGAAGAAAGCCGCTGCTTGAAAAAATACAGCCTGTTTTTAAAACTCATCTAAGGCTACACCAAGACACAGAATTCTTATTAAGAAGCTCCTATTATCTTAGATTTCATCCCGGAATTTTGGATAAAGCTATTGCCATGAGAGGTGTGCATGAAAGTAACAGAATCACACAGGTTGATTCCAACAAAAAAAAGCCTTCGATAACCAGGGTCATGCTTTGGAAAGAAGTCAATAAATGGGCAGAAAGTGAGCCTGCAATTCCTAAAGACATTAAAATACACATTAAAAGAACGCATAGAAGTTGGGAAATAGCCAATTCTTCTGTCGGAAAAAAATGGGGAATGATCTTAAAATATCTAATTACCGACTACAAAAGCATCAGATCAGGTCTTTATAATATTAATTTTAGAAATAATTTATTTTAA
- a CDS encoding methyltransferase domain-containing protein has product MENNWAEFWNKKQDGFDNIMQHTTAYFQKNYIRIFPLEQNDVLLDYGCGPGYFLEKCTSYKNNFAGVDISKNYIRFSKEKFNSYPNFSFYLIEDSNNFSTIQHVISEKKVNKIVCLSVLQYFSDEKAAENFLDMIFSSGKIHATFGDVIPKNNSIIKDTFYVFMGALKNGFIISYVSFILKTLFSDYLKKDKAPLLQFDKDFFINYAKKNNLNISLLNLSIPKTRFTVVLSNKD; this is encoded by the coding sequence ATGGAAAATAACTGGGCAGAATTCTGGAACAAAAAACAAGACGGCTTTGACAATATTATGCAGCATACTACTGCTTATTTTCAAAAAAACTATATCAGGATTTTCCCTCTTGAGCAAAATGATGTTCTGCTGGATTACGGATGCGGTCCCGGTTATTTTTTAGAAAAATGTACTTCTTATAAGAACAACTTTGCAGGAGTAGACATTTCGAAAAACTATATCCGGTTTTCTAAAGAAAAGTTTAATTCATATCCCAACTTCAGCTTTTATCTTATAGAGGATTCCAATAATTTTTCAACGATTCAACATGTTATTTCTGAAAAAAAAGTGAACAAAATAGTATGCTTAAGTGTTCTGCAATATTTTTCCGATGAAAAAGCGGCAGAAAATTTCCTCGACATGATCTTCAGTTCGGGAAAGATCCATGCTACATTTGGTGATGTAATTCCGAAAAACAACAGTATTATAAAAGACACTTTCTATGTATTTATGGGAGCTCTTAAAAACGGTTTTATCATCAGTTATGTTTCTTTTATTTTGAAAACATTATTTTCCGATTACCTGAAAAAGGATAAAGCACCACTCTTGCAATTTGACAAAGATTTTTTTATCAATTATGCTAAAAAGAATAATCTTAACATCTCTTTACTGAATTTATCAATCCCTAAAACCCGTTTTACGGTTGTTCTGAGCAATAAAGATTAA
- a CDS encoding carbohydrate deacetylase: MKSKLIINADDLGFTKGVNEAIKKAHLEGFLSHASLMANEAYFEDALENVIKKCPDLKIGVHVNLTCGKALYKDNMLAKNGGFKNGFVNLLFRFKSNKVLTHIEKEIEYQILAIQNKGITISHIDGHEHIHIIPSINKIVRKLAEKYHIPRIREINEDFGESFKYNGKTASKANYIKLFLLRFLSRFNSDTKKIKFYSILNTCEINAENLFSYLENSHDEEVEIMLHPSLIELDRDEKNMDFRFIDFLNSPYRTQEFELCFNPKFKEYL; the protein is encoded by the coding sequence ATGAAAAGTAAGCTCATTATTAATGCAGATGATTTAGGTTTCACAAAAGGAGTCAACGAAGCCATAAAAAAAGCCCATTTGGAAGGATTTCTAAGTCACGCCAGCTTAATGGCCAATGAAGCCTATTTTGAGGATGCCCTAGAAAATGTAATCAAGAAATGTCCGGATCTAAAGATTGGTGTTCATGTGAATCTTACTTGCGGAAAAGCTTTGTACAAGGATAATATGTTGGCAAAAAATGGCGGTTTTAAAAATGGTTTTGTGAATTTGTTATTTCGGTTTAAGTCCAATAAAGTCTTAACCCACATTGAAAAAGAAATTGAATATCAGATTTTAGCTATTCAGAATAAAGGAATTACAATTTCTCATATTGACGGCCACGAGCATATTCACATCATTCCATCCATTAATAAAATTGTTCGGAAGCTGGCAGAAAAATATCATATTCCGAGAATCAGGGAAATCAATGAAGATTTTGGAGAAAGTTTTAAATATAATGGTAAAACGGCAAGTAAAGCCAACTATATTAAGCTTTTTTTACTTAGGTTTTTAAGTCGGTTTAATTCTGACACTAAAAAGATTAAATTTTACAGCATCTTGAATACCTGCGAAATAAATGCTGAAAATCTATTTTCCTACTTGGAGAATTCTCATGACGAAGAAGTGGAAATAATGCTTCACCCAAGCCTTATAGAGCTTGACAGAGATGAGAAAAACATGGATTTCCGTTTCATTGATTTTCTAAATTCTCCCTACAGAACACAGGAATTTGAACTTTGTTTTAATCCAAAATTTAAAGAATATTTATAA
- a CDS encoding DUF6056 family protein, whose product MTKNILPQIVYIFINIACLFCLFYYPRTRDEFYYLFDMTIPQRFEECFNSYLHINPRVGQWITNFVSRSMFLKMMYGLITFNSFFYMLYLLLFRKPPSFKDSDSMRRVLLIVFIFVVLIKFFGEMFFYTPFGGNYTFIMPFYLWYIYVMMEYFVYGNDILKDKRSFLFLILTFVLGIFTGMGNEHIPPVLISFTFLGFLYKALKKKKWPSIEITVYYVSLIIGYMLLYFAPANAERYSKLESGSSIFHLTQYIQQFKAVLMMYRYYLPELSVATLISIFFFLFYKKLNIVRKEKIRLLLFFAMGIITLPIVAYSPMIGLRLIFFTNTLWIICIGYLLFSLLERIKNKKTESILSSFLSLCLVLFFSAGCFICYNAHENAETVFNEIDLKSKKTDTVVLEQGFDYFSDTFNHFNMNRRFLLENGSDYIDNDPLKDTRPEMIIKTKFHLKELSKKNEK is encoded by the coding sequence ATGACAAAGAATATTTTACCACAGATAGTTTATATTTTCATCAATATAGCCTGTCTATTCTGTCTTTTTTATTATCCGAGAACCAGGGATGAGTTCTATTATCTGTTTGATATGACGATTCCACAGCGATTTGAGGAATGTTTTAATTCTTACCTGCATATCAACCCAAGAGTTGGGCAATGGATTACCAATTTCGTTTCGAGAAGCATGTTTCTGAAAATGATGTATGGGTTGATAACGTTCAACAGTTTCTTCTATATGCTGTATCTTTTATTATTCAGAAAACCTCCGAGCTTTAAAGATTCCGACAGTATGAGAAGAGTATTGCTCATCGTTTTTATCTTCGTAGTTCTCATCAAGTTCTTTGGCGAAATGTTTTTTTATACTCCTTTCGGAGGTAACTACACTTTCATCATGCCATTTTATTTGTGGTATATCTATGTGATGATGGAGTATTTTGTGTATGGCAATGATATTTTAAAAGATAAAAGATCCTTTTTATTTCTGATATTGACTTTTGTTTTAGGAATTTTTACCGGAATGGGAAACGAACACATTCCACCGGTCTTGATTAGCTTTACTTTTTTAGGATTTTTATATAAAGCTTTAAAGAAAAAAAAATGGCCTTCAATAGAAATTACTGTTTATTACGTGTCTTTAATTATTGGATATATGCTGCTGTATTTTGCACCGGCCAATGCGGAAAGATATTCTAAATTAGAGAGCGGAAGTTCTATATTCCACCTTACGCAATACATACAACAGTTTAAGGCTGTACTGATGATGTACAGATATTATCTTCCGGAACTTTCGGTGGCAACTCTGATAAGTATTTTCTTTTTTCTTTTTTATAAAAAACTAAATATAGTAAGAAAGGAGAAAATCAGACTTCTGTTATTTTTTGCAATGGGAATTATTACACTTCCGATTGTAGCCTATTCTCCTATGATCGGTTTAAGGCTTATATTCTTTACCAATACACTGTGGATCATTTGTATTGGCTATCTTTTATTTTCTTTATTGGAAAGAATTAAAAATAAAAAAACAGAAAGCATACTTTCATCTTTTTTGTCTCTCTGCCTTGTTTTATTCTTTTCTGCAGGTTGTTTTATTTGTTATAATGCCCATGAAAATGCTGAAACTGTATTTAATGAAATTGATTTGAAAAGCAAAAAAACGGATACGGTTGTTTTGGAGCAAGGATTTGACTATTTCTCCGACACATTCAATCATTTTAACATGAATAGACGGTTTCTCCTGGAAAACGGATCTGATTATATCGATAATGATCCACTAAAGGACACCAGACCTGAAATGATTATAAAAACAAAGTTCCATCTAAAAGAATTGTCGAAGAAAAATGAAAAGTAA
- a CDS encoding glycosyltransferase family 2 protein — protein sequence MKKVYIIISTYNEEGNVGILTQSLEENLKVIQNCSYELVFVNDGSKDQTLVKLLDLQKIYQNITIINQSKNFGHELAMTAGMNYAAEQNLEEEYAVLFMDADMQHPPEVAAELIQLWLAGDSLILTRRTDNLDKGFRYKMMGNLYYWILNGISDVKIPRNMPDFRLLDKKYVLWMSSLNEHDRMFRGMLSLIGLTNAKIIDFEAPKRFTGKSNYNFFNLYKLAIDSVIQFSVKPLRIASFIGFLGCVFSFIFLTISVYINFTNNEPRTGFLTLLCITVFFSSLTILFLGVIGEYIGRIHIQVKNRPLYFNDVIKKK from the coding sequence ATGAAAAAAGTTTACATCATTATTTCAACTTACAATGAAGAGGGCAATGTAGGAATATTGACCCAGTCTCTGGAAGAAAATTTGAAGGTTATTCAAAATTGTTCTTATGAGTTGGTTTTCGTAAATGATGGATCAAAAGATCAGACTCTTGTAAAATTACTGGATCTTCAAAAAATATATCAAAATATTACGATTATTAATCAGTCCAAAAATTTTGGACATGAACTGGCAATGACAGCCGGAATGAACTATGCTGCTGAACAGAATTTGGAAGAGGAATATGCTGTTCTTTTTATGGATGCAGATATGCAGCACCCTCCGGAAGTAGCAGCAGAATTGATACAGCTGTGGCTAGCAGGAGATTCTTTGATCCTTACCAGACGTACAGATAATCTGGATAAAGGATTTCGGTATAAAATGATGGGAAATCTGTATTACTGGATCCTGAATGGTATTTCAGATGTTAAAATACCCAGAAATATGCCCGATTTCAGACTGTTGGATAAGAAGTATGTTCTTTGGATGAGCAGCCTGAATGAACACGACCGAATGTTTAGGGGAATGCTTTCTCTTATAGGATTGACAAATGCAAAGATTATAGATTTTGAAGCCCCGAAAAGATTTACCGGGAAATCGAATTATAATTTTTTCAACCTTTATAAATTGGCTATAGACAGTGTTATCCAGTTTTCTGTGAAGCCGTTGAGAATTGCTTCGTTTATTGGATTTCTGGGCTGTGTGTTTTCATTTATATTTTTAACGATTTCAGTATATATCAATTTTACCAATAACGAGCCCAGAACGGGTTTTCTTACACTTCTTTGCATTACCGTTTTTTTTAGTTCTTTAACCATCTTGTTTTTGGGAGTAATAGGAGAATATATAGGAAGAATTCATATTCAGGTAAAAAACAGGCCATTGTATTTTAATGATGTAATTAAAAAGAAATGA
- a CDS encoding acyltransferase family protein: protein MKITQITFTRFVAALAIVISHFNKDVFLYKIPYLSEVFLRANVGVSYFFILSGFIMIIAYHKKEKIGYGDYYRNRFARIYPLYVVGLLLLWFTREEKFLFTDILLYLLGLQSWIPGKAMVLNFPGWSISVEFLFYLLFPFLYNYLYSKKNKSIWVITILIWIVTQIFSNLYMKSGFYKGPHTESHDFITYFPLLHINEFLIGNLAGLFFIKNHKQKDFDLSISLIFIGILLCLIFVPLYFHNGLMGVLFIPLILLISRNNGLLTKIFSLKPLEYLGEISYAIYITHIPVLYILRQLVWKKYIFDIDALFGIYMVALLLSSALFYQLIESPAREFLRKFRKAS from the coding sequence TTGAAAATTACTCAGATTACTTTTACGCGATTTGTTGCCGCATTGGCAATTGTAATCTCGCATTTCAATAAAGATGTATTTCTCTATAAGATACCCTATCTCTCCGAAGTTTTTTTGAGAGCGAATGTGGGCGTAAGTTATTTTTTCATCCTTTCCGGTTTTATTATGATCATCGCGTATCATAAAAAAGAAAAAATTGGCTACGGAGATTATTACCGGAACAGATTTGCAAGAATTTATCCTTTGTATGTGGTTGGTTTACTGCTTCTTTGGTTTACGCGCGAAGAAAAATTTCTGTTTACGGATATTCTTCTATATCTTTTAGGGTTACAGAGCTGGATTCCGGGTAAAGCAATGGTTCTGAACTTTCCGGGCTGGTCGATCTCTGTTGAATTTTTGTTTTATCTGCTGTTTCCTTTTCTTTATAATTATTTATATTCAAAAAAGAATAAAAGCATCTGGGTGATTACTATTCTTATCTGGATTGTCACACAGATTTTTTCGAATTTATATATGAAATCGGGCTTTTACAAAGGTCCACATACTGAAAGTCATGATTTTATTACCTATTTCCCGTTACTTCATATCAATGAGTTTCTGATAGGAAATCTTGCAGGATTATTTTTCATTAAAAATCACAAGCAAAAAGATTTTGATCTGTCAATAAGTCTCATTTTTATAGGAATTTTATTGTGCCTGATATTTGTTCCGTTGTATTTCCATAACGGATTAATGGGTGTGTTGTTTATTCCTCTCATTCTTTTGATTTCGAGAAATAATGGGCTTTTAACAAAGATATTTTCTTTAAAGCCTTTAGAATATCTAGGAGAAATAAGCTATGCTATTTACATTACGCATATTCCTGTTCTGTATATTCTGAGACAATTGGTCTGGAAGAAGTACATTTTTGATATTGATGCCCTATTTGGAATTTACATGGTTGCTCTGCTTTTAAGCTCAGCATTGTTTTATCAGTTAATAGAAAGTCCGGCGAGAGAATTTTTACGAAAGTTCAGAAAGGCGTCCTGA
- a CDS encoding class I SAM-dependent methyltransferase — protein sequence MSEITRVLKTFIGYLKRPDLYPELGRKILKNTINRNNAFKGKEKTNSWAASKAVSQEEAIHKLFEVNSESFNHEFQDVLKQAGEKEKECPIKMGGAGALELIYYACEFSNAQHVVETGVAYGWSSLAALLSLRKRNGTLYSSDMPYLGQNGDQYVGYVVPENLKANWKLFRFADKESLPKIFAETSGFDVVHYDSDKSYDGRIWAYQELYRNLRKGGVFMSDDIGDNSAYQDFCEKNKINTTVVEFEGKYVGVFIK from the coding sequence GTGAGCGAAATAACAAGGGTTCTAAAAACGTTTATAGGTTATTTAAAAAGACCTGATCTTTATCCGGAACTTGGGAGGAAGATTCTGAAAAATACGATCAACAGGAATAATGCTTTCAAAGGAAAGGAAAAAACAAATTCCTGGGCTGCTTCAAAAGCTGTTTCTCAGGAAGAGGCAATTCATAAGCTTTTCGAAGTAAATTCCGAATCATTCAACCATGAATTTCAAGATGTTTTGAAACAGGCAGGAGAAAAAGAAAAGGAATGTCCTATCAAAATGGGTGGAGCAGGAGCTTTGGAACTGATCTATTATGCCTGCGAGTTTTCAAATGCTCAGCATGTGGTGGAAACAGGTGTTGCTTACGGCTGGTCTTCATTGGCTGCTTTACTTTCATTAAGAAAGAGAAACGGAACACTTTACAGTTCAGATATGCCTTATCTTGGTCAGAATGGCGATCAGTATGTAGGCTACGTAGTTCCTGAAAACCTTAAAGCTAACTGGAAGCTTTTCCGTTTTGCCGATAAAGAATCTCTGCCTAAAATCTTTGCCGAAACTTCTGGTTTTGACGTGGTTCACTATGATTCTGATAAAAGCTATGACGGAAGAATATGGGCTTATCAGGAGCTTTACCGTAATTTAAGAAAAGGGGGTGTTTTCATGAGTGATGATATTGGTGACAACTCTGCTTATCAGGATTTCTGTGAAAAGAATAAGATAAATACTACGGTGGTGGAGTTTGAAGGAAAATATGTGGGTGTTTTTATAAAATAA
- a CDS encoding glycosyltransferase family 2 protein: MKFSILIANYNNGKYFKSCYDSIIAQSFKDWEVIIVDDASTDNSLELIKNLIDDDSRFKLLINSQNEGCGFTKRKCMEYAAGKYCGFLDPDDALFSNALQDSVTYLEKSKYIATYSKLTFCDENLNITEDYAKIRQIDNKKDFFNSPIQVHHFFAFKREAYLKTEGIDPSLKSAVDQDLYLKLLEHGNAKYLPVRMYKYRQHSQGISQSSSKEKAKESFAKVIFNTMKRRGLQSLHGKTIPAEYNNAKEIFDLLEYQNSISYRLQKKLRIFVQQLFS; this comes from the coding sequence ATGAAATTCTCAATCCTTATAGCCAATTACAATAACGGGAAATATTTCAAAAGCTGTTATGATTCCATTATTGCTCAAAGTTTTAAAGACTGGGAGGTCATCATTGTGGATGACGCTTCCACGGATAACTCATTAGAGCTGATTAAGAATTTAATCGATGACGACTCAAGGTTTAAGTTACTTATTAACTCACAAAACGAAGGCTGCGGCTTTACGAAAAGAAAATGCATGGAATATGCTGCAGGGAAATATTGTGGTTTCTTAGATCCGGATGACGCTTTATTTTCTAATGCGCTCCAGGATTCAGTAACCTATCTGGAAAAAAGTAAATACATAGCCACCTATTCCAAATTAACATTTTGTGATGAAAATTTAAATATTACAGAAGATTATGCTAAGATAAGGCAAATAGATAATAAGAAGGATTTTTTCAATTCTCCGATACAGGTCCATCATTTTTTTGCATTCAAAAGAGAAGCGTATCTAAAAACAGAAGGCATTGATCCTTCATTAAAAAGTGCGGTGGATCAGGATTTATATTTAAAGCTTCTGGAGCATGGAAACGCCAAATATTTGCCCGTCCGAATGTATAAATACCGTCAACATTCTCAAGGAATTTCTCAGTCCTCCTCAAAAGAAAAAGCAAAAGAATCATTTGCCAAAGTAATTTTCAATACGATGAAAAGAAGAGGCTTACAATCTCTTCACGGTAAAACAATTCCGGCCGAATATAATAATGCAAAAGAAATTTTTGATCTTCTGGAATACCAGAATTCAATTTCTTACCGCTTACAAAAAAAACTCAGAATATTCGTTCAACAATTATTCAGCTAA